In Saccharomyces cerevisiae S288C chromosome XV, complete sequence, the following proteins share a genomic window:
- the CLP1 gene encoding cleavage polyadenylation factor subunit CLP1 (Component of the cleavage and polyadenylation factor I (CF I); CF 1, composed of the CF 1A complex (Rna14p, Rna15p, Clp1p, Pcf11p) and Hrp1, is involved in cleavage and polyadenylation of mRNA 3' ends; involved in both the endonucleolyitc cleavage and polyadenylation steps of mRNA 3'-end maturation and in gene looping which affects reinitiation of transcription; mutations in human ortholog cause cerebellar neurodegeneration), with protein MASLPGIDEHTTSEELITGDNEWHKLVIPKGSDWQIDLKAEGKLIVKVNSGIVEIFGTELAVDDEYTFQNWKFPIYAVEETELLWKCPDLTTNTITVKPNHTMKYIYNLHFMLEKIRMSNFEGPRVVIVGGSQTGKTSLSRTLCSYALKFNAYQPLYINLDPQQPIFTVPGCISATPISDILDAQLPTWGQSLTSGATLLHNKQPMVKNFGLERINENKDLYLECISQLGQVVGQRLHLDPQVRRSGCIVDTPSISQLDENLAELHHIIEKLNVNIMLVLCSETDPLWEKVKKTFGPELGNNNIFFIPKLDGVSAVDDVYKRSLQRTSIREYFYGSLDTALSPYAIGVDYEDLTIWKPSNVFDNEVGRVELFPVTITPSNLQHAIIAITFAERRADQATVIKSPILGFALITEVNEKRRKLRVLLPVPGRLPSKAMILTSYRYLE; from the coding sequence ATGGCAAGTCTACCTGGTATTGATGAGCATACTACCTCTGAAGAATTGATAACTGGTGATAACGAATGGCACAAGTTGGTTATTCCCAAGGGCAGTGATTGGCAAATTGATCTTAAAGCAGAGGGAAAACTGATAGTCAAGGTAAACTCGGGCATAGTTGAGATATTTGGCACCGAGTTGGCAGTAGATGATGAGTACACTTTTCAGAACTGGAAGTTTCCCATATACGCTGTCGAAGAAACAGAATTATTATGGAAATGTCCTGATTTAACTACGAATACAATAACTGTCAAGCCTAACCATACTatgaaatatatttataatCTACACTTCATGTTGGAGAAGATACGAATGTCTAACTTTGAAGGCCCTCGAGTGGTGATTGTTGGTGGTTCGCAAACCGGGAAGACTTCCCTATCGAGGACACTATGTTCTTACGCTTTGAAATTCAACGCTTACCAACCACTATACATCAATCTTGACCCTCAACAGCCCATTTTTACTGTTCCTGGATGCATATCTGCCACCCCAATATCAGATATACTTGATGCACAACTACCCACTTGGGGTCAGAGTCTCACTAGTGGTGCCACACTACTACATAATAAGCAGCCAatggtgaaaaattttggccTGGAAAGGATTAATGAGAACAAAGATCTATACCTTGAGTGTATAAGCCAGTTAGGTCAAGTAGTAGGTCAAAGGTTACATTTGGATCCTCAAGTCAGGAGATCAGGGTGCATTGTCGATACGCCATCAATATCACAACTGGATGAAAATTTGGCTGAACTGCACCATATCATTGAGAAACTCAATGTTAACATTATGCTAGTACTATGTTCTGAAACGGATCCTCTTTGGGagaaagtaaaaaagaCATTTGGTCCAGAATTGggaaataataatatttttttcattcctAAATTGGATGGTGTATCCGCAGTTGATGATGTATACAAAAGATCCTTGCAGAGGACATCCATAAGAGAGTACTTTTACGGCTCTCTTGATACAGCCTTGAGTCCTTATGCTATTGGTGTTGATTATGAGGATTTAACTATTTGGAAACCTAGCAATGTTTTCGATAACGAGGTCGGTAGGGTGGAACTGTTCCCCGTCACTATAACTCCAAGTAACCTACAGCACGCTATTATAGCCATAACGTTCGCAGAAAGAAGGGCAGATCAGGCAACAGTAATAAAATCGCCTATTTTAGGATTCGCTTTGATTACAGaagttaatgaaaaaaggcGTAAATTAAGGGTTTTACTACCTGTCCCAGGCCGACTTCCCAGCAAGGCGATGATTCTAACTTCATATAGATATTTAGAGTAA